A single Agrococcus sp. ARC_14 DNA region contains:
- a CDS encoding antibiotic biosynthesis monooxygenase → MSTPASLPYAFVAKIVAADGQHAAVADLLAGAVALANEEVGTIVWFAVRTHADTFWIFDAFPDEAARDAHANGAIVAALMANQHLLGAAPEILAADVLASKLP, encoded by the coding sequence ATGTCCACACCCGCATCACTTCCGTATGCCTTCGTCGCCAAGATCGTCGCGGCCGATGGACAGCACGCCGCGGTCGCCGATCTGCTCGCCGGCGCTGTCGCACTCGCCAACGAAGAAGTAGGAACGATTGTCTGGTTCGCGGTCAGGACCCACGCCGACACCTTCTGGATCTTCGATGCATTCCCCGACGAGGCCGCTCGCGACGCCCACGCCAACGGCGCCATCGTCGCAGCCCTGATGGCCAACCAGCACCTCCTCGGCGCAGCACCCGAGATCCTGGCGGCCGACGTCCTCGCGTCCAAGCTCCCGTAG
- a CDS encoding heme-binding protein, whose translation MSALTLADARTIITAAEKKADELGQPMNIAVVDAGGNLIAHVRQDGAWIGSIDISINKAWTSKAFDIQTKDLGDNSQPTQQFFRIHATNEGRVAIFAGGVPLSRDGVVVGGVGVSGGSGEQDQSVALAAQAAL comes from the coding sequence ATGTCAGCACTCACCCTCGCCGATGCGCGCACGATCATCACCGCAGCCGAGAAAAAGGCGGATGAACTCGGTCAGCCGATGAACATCGCCGTTGTCGACGCCGGCGGGAACCTAATCGCCCACGTACGTCAGGACGGTGCCTGGATCGGGAGCATTGACATCTCGATCAACAAGGCGTGGACCTCCAAGGCTTTTGACATCCAGACCAAGGACCTGGGCGACAACTCGCAGCCCACCCAGCAGTTCTTCCGGATTCACGCCACCAACGAAGGACGCGTTGCGATCTTCGCTGGCGGTGTCCCACTGTCGCGCGATGGCGTTGTCGTAGGCGGCGTGGGAGTCAGCGGTGGCTCCGGTGAACAAGACCAGAGCGTCGCCCTTGCGGCCCAGGCCGCTCTGTAG